One region of Phycisphaerales bacterium genomic DNA includes:
- a CDS encoding VWA domain-containing protein, translating to MSRSLNRRLALAAVMGAGLAAASLLPGCTNSYSVASYESTRPAPGLSYASSDLHSPSTRWSPTSTHHDYRYRQLPPSRDRYERVAEQPFARVTQQPLSTFAVDVDTGSYSNIRRFITDGELPPHSAVRVEEMINYFSYSDAPPSGGEPFAVHTEVASCPWTPEHRLMRVHLVGREADAAQRPPANLVFLLDVSGSMEPEDRLPLIKKGMRLLVDELRDDDRVAIVTYAGHSGVALPSTAVAHRGSILHTIDDLCARGSTNGASGIQLAYEVAEHNFIPGGINRVLLATDGDFNVGMTSDHALLDLIACKAQSKVYLTVLGVGRGNLNESMMESIADRGNGVYAYLDSFHEARRVLCEQAASTLETIAKDVKIQVEFNPAAVAGYRLIGYENRALADRDFNDDRKDAGDIGAGHSVTALYEIVPAGRPVPWGVDPLRYQRPAGEPEFVTSEQGLESGELCTVKLRYKQPDGVTSRYLEVPVRDGELDWRQASADFRWAAAVAAFGMTLRDSIGRGDADFDLALELAGEARGLDEAGYRAEFMSLVRSAQKLDRRYASSSHRD from the coding sequence GTGAGCAGGTCTTTAAACCGACGGCTGGCGTTGGCGGCAGTGATGGGGGCAGGCCTGGCGGCGGCTTCTCTGCTGCCGGGATGCACAAACTCATACTCGGTGGCCAGTTACGAGTCCACCCGGCCCGCGCCCGGCCTGTCCTATGCGTCCTCCGATCTCCACAGCCCCTCCACCCGCTGGAGCCCGACATCGACGCATCACGACTACCGCTACCGCCAGCTGCCGCCCAGCCGCGATCGCTACGAGCGGGTCGCAGAGCAGCCGTTCGCCCGGGTGACCCAGCAGCCGCTGTCCACCTTCGCCGTGGATGTGGACACGGGATCCTACTCGAACATCCGCCGCTTCATCACTGACGGCGAATTGCCGCCCCACAGCGCCGTGCGCGTCGAAGAGATGATCAACTACTTCTCCTATTCCGATGCGCCGCCCAGCGGCGGCGAGCCGTTTGCCGTGCATACCGAAGTTGCCTCCTGCCCGTGGACGCCCGAGCATCGCCTCATGCGCGTGCACCTGGTCGGCCGCGAGGCAGATGCGGCCCAGCGGCCGCCCGCCAATCTCGTGTTCCTCCTCGACGTGTCGGGCTCGATGGAGCCTGAAGACCGCCTGCCGCTCATCAAGAAGGGCATGCGCCTGCTCGTCGATGAACTGCGCGATGACGATCGCGTGGCCATCGTCACCTATGCCGGACACAGCGGTGTCGCACTGCCCTCGACCGCCGTGGCGCATCGCGGCTCGATACTCCACACCATCGACGACCTCTGCGCTCGCGGCAGCACGAACGGCGCTTCGGGCATTCAACTCGCCTACGAGGTTGCCGAGCACAACTTCATACCCGGCGGCATCAACCGCGTGCTGCTCGCCACCGACGGCGACTTCAACGTCGGCATGACCAGCGACCACGCCCTGCTCGATCTCATCGCCTGCAAGGCGCAGAGCAAGGTCTACCTCACCGTACTCGGCGTGGGGCGCGGCAACCTCAACGAATCGATGATGGAGAGCATCGCCGATCGCGGCAACGGCGTCTACGCGTACCTCGACTCCTTCCACGAGGCCCGCCGCGTGCTCTGCGAGCAGGCAGCCAGCACGCTCGAAACCATCGCCAAAGACGTAAAGATCCAGGTCGAATTCAATCCGGCCGCCGTCGCGGGCTATCGCCTCATCGGCTACGAGAATCGCGCGCTGGCCGATCGCGATTTCAACGACGACCGCAAAGACGCGGGCGACATCGGCGCCGGACACAGTGTAACCGCCCTTTACGAGATCGTTCCGGCGGGCCGGCCTGTGCCGTGGGGGGTGGACCCGCTGCGCTACCAGCGGCCGGCGGGCGAGCCGGAGTTCGTGACTTCCGAGCAGGGCCTCGAATCCGGCGAGCTGTGCACCGTCAAACTCCGCTACAAGCAGCCCGACGGCGTGACGAGCCGCTACCTCGAGGTCCCCGTGCGCGACGGCGAACTCGACTGGCGGCAGGCTTCGGCCGACTTCCGCTGGGCGGCGGCCGTGGCGGCGTTTGGCATGACCTTGCGCGATTCCATCGGCCGGGGCGACGCCGACTTCGACCTCGCACTCGAACTGGCAGGCGAAGCGCGCGGCCTCGACGAAGCCGGCTACCGCGCTGAATTCATGAGCCTTGTTCGCAGCGCGCAGAAACTCGACCGCCGCTATGCATCGAGCTCGCATCGAGACTGA
- a CDS encoding 3-isopropylmalate dehydrogenase codes for MSHTVCLLPGDGIGPEVTGAARRVIDAAGADLQWIELDAGAGALERTGHLLPPATLEAIARHCVALKGPLTTPIGTGFASVNVQLRKTFDLYAAVRPVRSMPGIRTRFENVEIVVIRENTEGLYSGIEHEIVPGVVESLKIATRKGCERIARFAFNYARERGRSKVTVFHKANIMKMSDGLFIECARRVHEEIGAGVEYQELIIDNGCMQLVQNPGQFDVLLLENLYGDVISDLCAGLVGGLGVVPGANFGDACAIFEAVHGSAPTIAGQNIANPLAVIMSGVMMLRHLGLREPARRIKDAYNAVLTDGRAEELTRDIGGSAGTTDFAEAIIRRL; via the coding sequence ATGAGCCACACCGTGTGTCTGCTGCCCGGCGACGGGATCGGCCCGGAAGTCACCGGCGCTGCGCGGCGGGTGATTGACGCGGCCGGCGCCGACCTCCAGTGGATCGAACTCGACGCCGGGGCCGGCGCGCTCGAGCGCACCGGGCACCTGCTGCCCCCGGCTACGCTCGAAGCGATCGCGCGGCACTGCGTGGCGCTCAAAGGGCCGCTGACCACGCCCATCGGCACCGGCTTTGCCAGCGTCAACGTCCAACTCCGCAAGACCTTCGACCTCTACGCCGCGGTGCGGCCGGTGCGATCGATGCCGGGCATCCGGACCCGCTTTGAAAACGTCGAGATCGTCGTCATCCGCGAAAACACCGAGGGCCTGTATTCGGGCATCGAGCACGAGATCGTGCCCGGCGTGGTCGAGAGCCTCAAGATCGCCACGCGCAAGGGCTGCGAGCGCATCGCCCGCTTCGCGTTCAACTACGCCAGAGAGCGCGGCAGGAGCAAGGTGACGGTCTTCCACAAGGCCAACATCATGAAGATGTCCGACGGCCTGTTTATCGAGTGCGCCCGCCGCGTGCACGAGGAGATCGGTGCGGGCGTCGAATACCAGGAACTCATCATCGACAACGGCTGCATGCAACTCGTGCAGAACCCCGGGCAGTTCGACGTGCTGCTGCTTGAGAACCTCTACGGCGACGTGATCAGCGACCTGTGCGCGGGGCTGGTGGGGGGCCTGGGCGTCGTGCCGGGCGCGAACTTCGGCGATGCGTGCGCCATCTTCGAGGCGGTGCACGGCAGCGCGCCGACCATCGCCGGGCAGAACATCGCCAACCCGCTAGCGGTAATCATGAGCGGCGTGATGATGCTGCGGCACCTGGGCCTGCGCGAGCCGGCCCGGCGCATCAAGGACGCCTATAACGCGGTCTTGACGGACGGGAGAGCCGAAGAACTCACGCGCGACATCGGCGGCAGCGCGGGCACCACGGATTTCGCCGAGGCGATCATTCGGCGGTTGTGA
- a CDS encoding cysteine dioxygenase family protein yields the protein MAMKMANEIEALAPLFEHLDALTGRADIAELERAMRAVHVTPDDVAEHLRYCDEHYKRNLIREGKWYQVFALCWKSGQRSPIHDHTNTTCGVRVLLGRGVETVYEPSPCGMMMATRSHELNVGDICASQDSDTHQISNLQPAGQNLVTLHIYSPPLREFHTYSATDGTVNRVRDVGNGCCEVVETMDIAEFMSR from the coding sequence ATGGCGATGAAGATGGCGAATGAGATCGAGGCCTTGGCGCCGCTGTTTGAACACCTCGACGCCCTGACCGGCCGGGCCGACATCGCCGAACTCGAACGCGCCATGCGGGCCGTGCACGTCACGCCCGATGACGTGGCCGAGCACCTGCGCTACTGCGATGAGCACTACAAGCGCAACCTCATCCGCGAGGGCAAGTGGTACCAGGTGTTCGCGCTGTGCTGGAAGAGCGGGCAGCGCAGCCCGATACACGATCACACGAACACGACCTGCGGCGTGCGCGTGCTGCTGGGTCGCGGCGTCGAGACGGTTTACGAGCCGTCGCCGTGCGGCATGATGATGGCGACACGCTCGCACGAACTCAACGTCGGCGACATCTGCGCCAGCCAGGACAGCGACACGCACCAGATTTCGAATCTCCAGCCGGCGGGCCAGAACCTCGTCACCCTGCACATCTACTCGCCGCCGCTGCGCGAGTTCCATACCTACAGCGCGACCGACGGCACGGTGAACCGCGTGCGCGACGTGGGCAACGGCTGCTGCGAGGTGGTGGAGACGATGGACATCGCAGAGTTCATGAGCCGCTAG